From Betta splendens chromosome 3, fBetSpl5.4, whole genome shotgun sequence, the proteins below share one genomic window:
- the LOC114852224 gene encoding LOW QUALITY PROTEIN: ras-specific guanine nucleotide-releasing factor 1-like (The sequence of the model RefSeq protein was modified relative to this genomic sequence to represent the inferred CDS: deleted 1 base in 1 codon) — MQKGVRLNDGHITYLAVLAKKDGTRRGCLSKKSSDNTKWHSKWFALLQNMLFYFENDSSSRPSGLYLLEGCVCDRAPSPKPSLSAKECLEKQYYFTVTFNHDNQKALELRTEDVKDCDEWVAAITQASYRNLATEHETLMQKYLHLLQIVETEKTVAKQLRQQIEDGEIEVERLKSEISGLLKDNEKIQLNPEVPPSDNDTEIKKIKKVQSFLRGWICRRKWKTIIQDYIRSPHAESMRKRNQVVFSMLEAEAEYVQQLHILVNNFLRPLRMAASSKKPPITHDDVSSIFLNSETIMFLHQIFYQGLKARIASWPTLVLADLFDILLPMLNIYQEFVRNHQYSLQILAHCKQNRDFDKLLKQYEAKPDCEERTLETFLTYPMFQIPRYILTLHELLAHTPHEHVERNSLDYAKSKLEELSRIMHDEVSETENIRKNLAIERMIVEGCEVLLDTSQTFVRQGSLIQVPMSEKGKITRGRLGSLSLKKEGERQCFLFSKHLIICTRGSGGKLHLTKNGVVSLIDCTLIEEPEGTDDEAKAERSGQDAEHLDFKVMVEPKDGQTHTVILVASSRQEKSAWMSDISQCIDNIRCNGLMMNAFEENSKVTVPQMIKSDTSLYCDDVDIRFSKMMNSCKVLQIRYASVERLLERLTDLRFLSIDFLNTFLHSYRVFTSADIVLDKLITIYKKPISAIPARSLELFFASSQNNKLLYGESPTSPRASRKFSSPPPLSITKTSSPNRRRKLSLNIPIITGGKALDLAALSCSPNGYASMHPTMSPFSKTTLDINKLYVSSTMSSKIPDEGETRAEGKADEGVLNKQDLSVREECDEDPNQSDEAEAEMSPPKSPSTPKNVKSKNSEFSLFSFNNGMVVSSCRELDNNRSALSAASAFAIATAGANEGTPTKEKYRRMSLAGTGFPTDQRNGDKEFVIRRAATNRVLNVLRHWVSKHSQDFELNVELKIRVIGFLEEVMHDPELLTQERKAAANIIRTLTQEDPGDNQVTLEEVTQMAMEDCRTEPFESHSALEIAEQLTLLDHLVFRVIPYEEFFGQGWMKNDKNERTPYIMRTTKHFNEISNRIASEILQWDDVNVRVAVVEKWVAVADICRCLHNYNAVLEITSSMNRSSIFRLKKTWLKVSKQTKTVIDKLQKLVSSEGRFKNLREALKNCDPPCVPYLGMYLTDLAFIEEGTPNYTEDNLVNFSKMRMISHIIREIRQFQQTAYKIDYQPKVAKYLLDSSTVLDEESLYETSLRIEPKASS; from the exons ATGCAGAAAGGCGTGCGCCTCAACGACGGCCACATCACATATCTGGCCGTTTTGGCCAAAAAGGACGGAACGAGACGAGGCTGCTTGAGTAAGAAGAGCTCCGACAACACAAAATGGCATTCAAAGTGGTTCGCTTTGTTGCAGAATATGCTGTTTTATTTCGAGAACGACTCCAGCTCACGCCCCTCCGGACTCTACCTGTTAGAGGGATGCGTGTGTGACAGAGCGCCGTCGCCCAAACCGTCCCTGTCAGCGAAGGAGTGTTTGGAGAAGCAG TATTACTTTACAGTCACATTCAATCATGACAACCAGAAGGCTCTGGAGCTGCGGACGGAGGACGTCAAGGACTGCGATGAGTGGGTGGCTGCTATCACACAGGCCAG TTACAGGAACCTGGCTACAGAGCATGAAACCCTCATGCAGAAGTATCTCCATCTACTCCAAATAGTGGAGACAGAGAAAACGGTTGCCAAGCAACTTCGACAACAGATCGAGGACGGGGAAATCGAGGTAGAGCGGCTAAAATCAGAG atcagtgGCCTGCTCAAGGACAACGAGAAGATCCAGCTGAATCCAGAGGTTCCCCCCAGTGACAACGACACGGAGATCAAGAAGATCAAAAAG GTCCAGAGTTTCCTGCGTGGCTGGATTTGTCGCAGGAAGTGGAAAACCATCATCCAGGACTACATCCGCTCGCCGCACGCCGAGAgcatgaggaagaggaaccaGGTGGTGTTCAGCATGCTGGAGGCGGAGGCCGAATacgtgcagcagctgcacatccTGGTCAACAACTTCCTGCGGCCGCTCcgcatggccgccagctccaaGAAGCCGCCCATCACACACGACGACGTCAGCAGCATCTTCCTCAacag tgaGACCATCATGTTCCTCCACCAGATCTTCTACCAGGGCCTGAAGGCCAGGATCGCCAGCTGGCCCACACTGGTGCTGG CCGACCTGTTCGACATCCTGCTGCCCATGCTGAACATCTACCAGGAGTTTGTGAGGAACCACCAGTACAGCCTGCAGATCCTGGCCCACTGCAAGCAGAACCGAGAC TTCGACAAGCTGCTGAAGCAATATGAGGCCAAACCCGACTGTGAAGAGAGGACGCTGGAGACCTTCCTCACCTACCCCATGTTTCAG ATACCTCGGTACATCCTGACTCTTCATGAGCTGCTGGCTCACACTCCCCATGAGCACGTGGAGAGGAACAGCTTGGACTACGCCAAGTCAAAGCTCGAGGAGCTATCCAG GATCATGCACGATGAGGTGAGCGAGACGGAGAACATCCGCAAGAACCTGGCCATCGAGCGGATGATCGTGGAGGGATGCGAGGTGCTGCTGGACACCAGCCAGACGTTCGTCAGACAAG GTTCCCTGATCCAGGTGCCGATGAGTGAGAAGGGGAAGATCACGAGAGGCCGACTGGGATCTCTGTCTCTGAAGAAGGAAGGCGAGAGGCAGTGTTTCCTCTTCTCCAAACACCTCATCATCTGCACCCGAGGCTCCGGGGGCAAACTTCACCTCACCAAG AACGGGGTGGTGTCACTCATAGACTGTACACTGATTGAGGAGCCAGAGGGCACGGACGACGAGG CCaaggcggagcggagcggccagGACGCGGAACACCTGGACTTCAAGGTGATGGTGGAGCCCAAGGACGGACAGACGCACACCGTCATCCTGGTGGCGTCGTCCCGGCAGGAGAAGTCGGCCTGGATGAGCGACATCAGCCAG TGCATCGACAACATCCGCTGCAACGGCCTGATGATGAACGCCTTCGAGGAGAACAGCAAAGTCACCGTGCCGCAGATGATTAA GTCCGACACCAGCTTGTACTGCGACGACGTGGACATCCGCTTCAGCAAGATGATGAACTCGTGTAAGGTTCTGCAGATCCGCTACGCCAGCGTGGAGCGGCTGCTGGAGCGGCTCACGGACCTGCGCTTCCTCTCCATCGACTTCCTCAACACCTTCCTGCACTCGTACCGGGTCTTCACCAGCGCCGACATAGTGCTGGACAAGCTCATCACCATCTACAAGAAGCCCATCAGCGCCATCCCTGCGCG GTCTTTGGAGCTTTTCTTCGCCAGCAGCCAAAACAACAAGCTCCTTTACGGCGAGTCGCCCACGTCACCACGTGCCAGCCGCAAGttctcctcaccccctcccctctccatcACCAAGACGTCCTCACCCAACCGCCGCCGCAAGCTCTCGCTCAACATCCCCATCATCACCGGGGGCAAAGCCCTGGATCTGGCTGCGCTCAGCTGTTCCCCCAACGGCTATGCAAGCATGCACCCCACCATGTCGCCCTTCAGTAAGACCACCCTGGACATCAACAAGCTCTACGTCTCCAGCACCATGAGCAGCAAAATCCCTGACGAGGGCGAGACCAGAGCTGAAGGCAAAGCTGACGAGGGCGTCCTCAACAAGCAAG ACCTGTCTGTGAGAGAGGAATGTGACGAAGACCCAAATCAAAGCGACGAGGCTGAGGCAGAAATGTCTCCCCCCAAGTCTCCATCCACTCCCAAGAACGTCAAGTCCAAAAACTCTG agtTCTCCCTGTTCTCCTTCAACAACGGCATGGTGGTGTCGTCCTGCCGGGAGCTGGACAACAACCGCAGCGCCCTGTCGGCCGCCTCGGCCTTCGCCATCGCCACGGCCGGCGCCAACGAGGGCACGCCCACCAAGGAGAAGTACCGCCGCATGTCCCTGGCCGGCACGG GGTTTCCCACCGACCAGCGGAACGGAGACAAGGAGTTTGTGATCAGAAGAGCTGCCACCAACCGAGTGCTCAACGTGCTGCGTCACTGGGTGTCCAAGCACTCGCAG GACTTTGAGCTGAACGTAGAGCTGAAGATACGCGTCATTGGCTtcctggaggaggtgatgcATGACCCAGAGCTCCTGACACAGGAAAGAAAGGCAGCTGCCAACATCATCAG GACTTTAACGCAGGAGGACCCCGGGGACAACCAGGTCACCCTGGAGGAGGTCACGCAGATG GCCATGGAGGACTGCAGGACCGAACCGTTCGAGAGCCACTCGGCCCTGGAGATAGCGGAGCAGCTGACTCTGCTGGACCACCTGGTCTTCAGGGTCATCCCATACGA GGAGTTCTTTGGGCAAGGATGGATGAAGAACGACAAGAACGAGAGAACGCCGTACATCATGAGAACCACCAAGCATTTCAACGAG ATCAGTAACCGGATCGCCTCAGAGATCCTCCAGTGGGACGACGTGAACGTACGAGTGGCCGTGGTTGAGAAGTGGGTGGCGGTGGCCGACATCTGCCGCTGCCTCCACAACTACAATGCTGTGCTAGAGATCACGTCCTCTATGAACCGCAGCTCCATTTTCCGCCTCAAGAAGACCTGGCTCAAAGTGTCCAAGCAG ACAAAAACTGTGATTGACAAGCTGCAGAAGCTGGTGTCGTCAGAGGGACGATTCAAGAACCTGAGAGAGGCTCTGAAGAA CTGTGACCCGCCCTGCGTCCCCTACTTGGGCATGTACCTGACGGACCTGGCCTTCATCGAGGAGGGGACGCCCAACTACACCGAGGACAACCTGGTCAACTTCTCCAAGATGAGAATG ATTTCCCACATTATCAGAGAGATACGTCAGTTTCAGCAAACAGCTTACAAGATTGACTATCAGCCAAAG gtggcgaAGTACCTGCTGGACAGCAGCACGGTTCTGGACGAGGAGAGTCTGTACGAAACGTCTCTGAGGATCGAGCCCAAAGCGTCGTCGTGA